A single region of the Chelonia mydas isolate rCheMyd1 chromosome 4, rCheMyd1.pri.v2, whole genome shotgun sequence genome encodes:
- the CYTL1 gene encoding cytokine-like protein 1: MKMLLSLVVLLSVFLLISSAPPTCYSRILSLSKEIMASFKTLQNTEPVDPCVEMLPKLYLDIHNYCVLAKLRNFVAYSACQRVPQVSALKEKIRSLYTIMISFCRRDLVFLTDDCDALEIPILSPTDPSVIQS; this comes from the exons ATGAAGATGCTGCTGAGTTTGGTTGTTCTGCTCTCTGTTTTTCTGTTGATTAGTTCAGCTCCTCCAACATGCTACTCAAGGATTCTATCTTTGAGCAAAGAAATCATGGCATCATTTAAGACTTTACAGAACACTGAACCTGTG GACCCCTGTGTGGAGATGCTGCCCAAGCTGTACTTGGACATACAT AATTATTGTGTGTTGGCAAAACTCCGTAACTTTGTGGCATACTCCGCTTGCCAAAGAGTGCCACAAGTGAGTGCTCTGAAGGAAAAGATCCGGAGCCTGTACACCATTATGATCTCCTTCTGCAGGAGG GACTTAGTGTTCCTTACTGACGATTGTGATGCTTTGGAAATCCCTATCCTGTCTCCTACTGATCCCTCTGTCATTCAGAGCTAA